The Bdellovibrio sp. GT3 genome contains the following window.
AACAGCAGGCGCGCCAGGAATTACTGGCTCGTGACAAAGCGACTTTGGAAGAACAAATCACAGAACTTAAGGAAGAAGCAGAGACTTTGGCTGCGACTTTCACAGAAAAAAACGACATCTTCCAAAACTTCAACTCTCGTATCGGGACTGTTGATGAAGATTTGACTGTAAAACGCCGTGAGCTATTTGCGGTGGGCCAGTCAGAATCCTCTTTGGATGCTCGTGTGAATTCATTGTCAGCACAAATCGCTGATTTGACAGACCGTCAAGACAACGAACAACAAGTGTTGAATGAACTTCGCGAAAAACAAGTTGAGTTCGAAAGCCGTCGTAAGAAGGTGACGAACGAACTTGATAAAGAACGTCAAATGCAATTGGACCTGGCAAGTGACGCCGATTCTTTCGAAGCCAATAAAAAGATCCTTTCGGATTCATTGGCAGAGAAAAAATTGGAAGTGGAATCATTCAAAGACTCTTTGAATGAGACAGCTTCCCGCCTGTACGGTCTTGAAAACTTGCAAAACAACTTCGAGGGTTTCCAAGAAGGTGTGAAACAAGTGATGTTGTGGCAAAAAACTCGTTCTCAAGAGATGATGGCGGATGGTTCCGTTGTTACTCACTTCCAACCGGTTTCTGAGGTTGTTGAAGTTCCAGCTGAGTACGAAGTAGCTATGGAAGCGGCATTGGGTTCACGCCTGCAAATGCTTTTGTCTTCTGATGCTAATATCGCAGTCGATGCGGTATCTCACTTGAAAGAACAAAAATCAGGTCGTTCAAGCTTCATGTCTGCAAGCGACCAAAATGTTGCCTTTAACAGAGCGCAAGCTCCGATCGGTCAAGATGGCGTTCAAGCGATCTTGAAAGACGTGGTTAAAGCAGCCGATAAATTCCAAAATGCTGTCACTTATATGTTGGACGGTGTTGCGATCGTTGATTCTATCCGTACGGCTTTGAATCTTCGTGCGACATACACTGGTTGGACATTCGTTACTCTTGACGGTGACACTTTGACTGCTGACGGTGTTTTGACGGGTGGTTCTTCTGAATCAGCTGACTCTGGTATGCTTAAACGCCGCCGTGAGATCAAAGAATTGTCAGAGAAAAAAGACGAATACGCCGGCAAACTTCAATTGGCTCAAATGGCTTTGAAAAAAGTTGAAGAGCAATTGAACAATGTTGTGAACGATTTCGAAGGCGCTCAAAAACGCAAAATGGATCAAGAGATCAAAGTTGCGGAATTGAGAAAAGACTTTGAACGCGCTGAAAACGAAGTTCAAAACGCACAAGCTGCGGTTGAACGCCAGGAGCGCGAAGTCAAAAAATTGACTGAGCAGTTAGAGGTTCAAGAACAAAAGAACGAAGAGTTGAGCCAAGCCTTGATCGAAGCTCGCGAGAAGAAAGTTCTTCTTGAGGGTGAAGTTGAGACTTTGAATTCTGAATTGAACTCTGTTCGTCTGGGCTTTGACGGTCTGCAGGCGGAAGTCACTGATCTTCAGGTAAGATCCGCTTCCAAGACTCAAGAATATCAAGGTGTTTTGAGACAGCTTGAAATGGTTACCAAGTCATTGAATGACCTTGAAGCACAACTTGCTCGTATGAGCGAAGAAGCTGAAGGCTACAACTCTCAAATGACCGAGAGCCAAGTGACTTTGGAAGAAAAGAAAATCGAATTCGAACGTCTATTGGATGAAGTTGAGCAATTGAAATTGCAAGCGGCTCGTACAAAGGACGAATACGAAGTGATGTCTGAATCCATCCGCGCGATCGAAGAGGAAGCTAGTTCTTCTCAACGTCTGCGCAATGAAAGACAGCACAAAATGAACGACTCTCAATTGAAGCTTGAACAAGCTAAAATGAAAGAGCAGTACTTGGTTGATTCTATCCGTGAACGTTACATGTTGAACCTTCCGGACGTTATCGAGAAGTACATCAATAAAGAAGGCGACTTCCTGGCTGCTGATGCTCAACTTAAAGATCTTCGCGAGAAATTGGCGAAAATCGGAGAAGTTAACTTGTCAGCGATTGAAGAGTACGAAGAGACAGCTCAACGTTATGAGTTCCTGACGAAACAACACGCAGATTTGACTGAAGCGAAAGAGCAACTTCGTAAAGTTATCGATCGTATCAACAGAATCTGTTCTAAACGTTTCAAAGAGACTTTCGACTTGGTTAACGAGCGTTTCACTCGCGTATTCCCAGTGCTATTCGGCGGTGGTGAAGCGTGGTTGGAGCTGGTTGATGAGACCGAAAAGAACGAAGCGGGTATCGAGATCATCGCACGTCCTCCGGGCAAGAAAACACAAAACGTTTCCTTGATGTCGGGTGGGGAGAAGGCGTTGACTGCGGTTGCGCTGGTATTCTCGATCTTCCTGGTGAAACCATCACCATACTGTTTGCTGGATGAGGTTGATGCTCCACTTGATGACGCCAACGTATTCCGTTTCAATGACTTGGTTCGTGAAATGGCGAAGCGCTCACAAATCATCGTTGTTACTCATAACAAACACACGATGGAAGTGGCGAAGAAACTTTACGGCGTAACTATGCAAGAGCGTGGTGTATCGACGATGGTTTCTGTTTCTCTTCAGGATATTAAGTAGTCCGATAAGAATTTTCAAAAATGAAAACCCAGGTGCAAAACACCTGGGTTTTTTATTTTTCGGGGGGCATAGTTTGGCTCCGTAGTTTGGGGGCTGATGTTTAATTCCTGGAAATTAAGTGCACTGACAGTTGCCTGCGGAATTCTTGTGCAGTAGTTATTTAATCAAAAGATACTCGGGGGTTTTATGTTGGCGGCAGCAAGTGTGCTTGCGATGGTATTGTTTTCTTTGACGGCATTCGGAAATATTAAAAAAGCGGCTCACGCTGACATTTCCATGAAGGTGAATGCAACGACGGCACAAATCAATTTGGAAGAGCCAAGTCGTTTTAAGGTGGGTCAAAAAGTGGGCGTATATCGTGAAGAATGTCGCGGTGGTCGTTACTCGGTTTGTACAAGGGACCGTGTTGGCTTTGCTAAAGTATCAAAAATTCATGATCAAAAATTTGCCGAAGTAACAATGGACAATGTTTACTTCGAAGAGGGCTATGTCATTCAAAATGACTAGACCCGGAGGAATTTGAAAGTTCGATCGGGACATATTTGAAAAATAATAAGAAACTATTTAAATGAAATATCTGATAGTCAGTTCAATAGTTATCTTTTGCCTTGGAATCTGGGTCCGTCATCGTGATGTCAGGATTCGAAAGAACACCACTGTGAATCCCAAGAAGCTTTCCCCAGCACAGGTTGTTTACTCTCTTTGTTTTGCCTATCCATTTTGTGTCCTTTATATATGGTTGGAAAACCTCCTTTAGTCCGGCTGTGGTTGTTTTTGTATTTTAGAACGTTAATAATTAAACCATCTGACTTTTCGATAGAAAACCGGGGCGTTGATGGAATTAAATTATTTGCGTGCATTCTTTGAAGTGGCAAAAGCCGGTAAATTTTCTGAGGCTGCTCAGAAACTCAATATCAGTCAAAGTGCGCTCAGTCGCTCCGTTTCTCTTCTGGAAGAATCTGAAGGTGTCATTCTGTTTGACCGCTCAAAAAGCGGTGTGGCTTTAACTGCCAAAGGCCGCGATGTTTTTCAGTTGTGTGAGGACTTGTTTCGAACTGAAAAAGCGATTGAGAACCTGTGCCGAAATGTGCAGGAAACCTGTGAAGGCCCTTTGAAGTTTGCGGCAACGGATAATGTGGTGAATGACTATTTGATTGAGCCCTTGCATACCTTCCGCAGACAGTATCCCAAGGTTATACCCAGTATCACTTCGGGTTCTCCGGATGATATTATTAATTCCCTGATTCACACGGATAATGAGTTTGCTCTACTGTTTGCCAAGGTGGCGCTTCCCAATATTGAATACCAGAAAATCAGCTCCGAAGTGATGACTCTGGTTTGTAAGCCCGAGATCTGGAAGGAATGCAAATCCTCAAGCAATGAGAAAACCATCAAAAAGATTTTGGAAAAGTATGGCTACCTTTGTTCGATTGGCGCTTTGCAAAGCACGCGACCGAAGCGGGTTGTGATGGAGTTATTTGGTGAAATGCCCCAAGTCGGACTCGAGATGAACAGCCAGGAAGCGCAGAAGCGCTTCTGTCTTTCGGGGGAGGGGTTTGCTTATCTGACCCGTTTCATGGTTGAGGATGAAATCAAAAAAGGTATGCTATTTGAGGTGCCGGTTGATAACCCACATGAATTCAATTTGTGG
Protein-coding sequences here:
- the smc gene encoding chromosome segregation protein SMC gives rise to the protein MRIKKIELIGFKSFKDRTVIHFDAGITGIVGPNGCGKSNIVDALMWVMGDQSAKDLRASQMTDVIFGGAEGYAPLGMCEVSLTLENDGGAFPAKYIKHSEIMVTRRLHRNGEGEYFINKEPSRLKDLQEIFMDTGAGSKGFSIIAQGMIGKIITSKPEDRRMLIEEAAGITKFKARKKESQRKLVQTDQNLLRLQDIVGELKRQIDSLQRQAQRAERYRNIKNQIEDLDLWISTAQYVELARAAEEAQAIFNEAQSMEIEGDANLSTLQGQLEVLKLQILEKEKMVEEHQTVFFDKQSTVQKNEMEIQELRFEIEQARRNEQMTGTILQEQQARQELLARDKATLEEQITELKEEAETLAATFTEKNDIFQNFNSRIGTVDEDLTVKRRELFAVGQSESSLDARVNSLSAQIADLTDRQDNEQQVLNELREKQVEFESRRKKVTNELDKERQMQLDLASDADSFEANKKILSDSLAEKKLEVESFKDSLNETASRLYGLENLQNNFEGFQEGVKQVMLWQKTRSQEMMADGSVVTHFQPVSEVVEVPAEYEVAMEAALGSRLQMLLSSDANIAVDAVSHLKEQKSGRSSFMSASDQNVAFNRAQAPIGQDGVQAILKDVVKAADKFQNAVTYMLDGVAIVDSIRTALNLRATYTGWTFVTLDGDTLTADGVLTGGSSESADSGMLKRRREIKELSEKKDEYAGKLQLAQMALKKVEEQLNNVVNDFEGAQKRKMDQEIKVAELRKDFERAENEVQNAQAAVERQEREVKKLTEQLEVQEQKNEELSQALIEAREKKVLLEGEVETLNSELNSVRLGFDGLQAEVTDLQVRSASKTQEYQGVLRQLEMVTKSLNDLEAQLARMSEEAEGYNSQMTESQVTLEEKKIEFERLLDEVEQLKLQAARTKDEYEVMSESIRAIEEEASSSQRLRNERQHKMNDSQLKLEQAKMKEQYLVDSIRERYMLNLPDVIEKYINKEGDFLAADAQLKDLREKLAKIGEVNLSAIEEYEETAQRYEFLTKQHADLTEAKEQLRKVIDRINRICSKRFKETFDLVNERFTRVFPVLFGGGEAWLELVDETEKNEAGIEIIARPPGKKTQNVSLMSGGEKALTAVALVFSIFLVKPSPYCLLDEVDAPLDDANVFRFNDLVREMAKRSQIIVVTHNKHTMEVAKKLYGVTMQERGVSTMVSVSLQDIK
- a CDS encoding LysR family transcriptional regulator, giving the protein MELNYLRAFFEVAKAGKFSEAAQKLNISQSALSRSVSLLEESEGVILFDRSKSGVALTAKGRDVFQLCEDLFRTEKAIENLCRNVQETCEGPLKFAATDNVVNDYLIEPLHTFRRQYPKVIPSITSGSPDDIINSLIHTDNEFALLFAKVALPNIEYQKISSEVMTLVCKPEIWKECKSSSNEKTIKKILEKYGYLCSIGALQSTRPKRVVMELFGEMPQVGLEMNSQEAQKRFCLSGEGFAYLTRFMVEDEIKKGMLFEVPVDNPHEFNLWLAYRKGRQLSLTSRTFIEHVTKYVEGHL